One genomic region from Desulforegulaceae bacterium encodes:
- a CDS encoding efflux RND transporter periplasmic adaptor subunit yields MKKIIFIFIVSGLIFSGVLIVKKRKEVLNSFTSVSEKEVLVDFVKIKKGSLDLKYKTIAELNADEIIKIISRTEGRLEFMEKEKGDRVSKGELLAVLDTKIILQRIEALKGEIEKLKSEADFFQKRYSRNKSLLKGGGISIDEFDKLKSDYEKSLGLLKKADADKKALEKELGFSKIYSPFDGIVIEKKANKSEFIPKATTLYEIENTGKGFYLLVNVPKTFLPFISDNKIILNQNIKEFSTSVLKINPKIENNKETIQLESKRFNSKDFYLPIGTKTSVFLIKKSVSGFVVPMNTILSLKDFDYVFRIKNNNKTEKIKIEILGIEGNQGVIYSNLLDEDDLLVSGYPSFLMTLSRNLEVKPLER; encoded by the coding sequence ATGAAAAAAATAATTTTTATTTTTATAGTTTCAGGGCTTATATTTTCAGGAGTTTTGATTGTAAAAAAAAGAAAAGAAGTTTTAAACTCTTTTACCTCGGTTTCTGAAAAAGAAGTTTTGGTTGATTTTGTAAAAATTAAAAAAGGAAGTCTTGATTTAAAATATAAAACAATAGCTGAATTAAATGCAGATGAAATAATAAAAATTATTTCCCGAACAGAAGGCCGCCTTGAGTTTATGGAAAAAGAAAAAGGAGACAGGGTTTCAAAGGGAGAACTTCTTGCAGTTTTAGATACAAAAATAATTTTACAAAGAATTGAAGCTTTAAAAGGTGAAATTGAAAAACTTAAATCTGAAGCTGATTTTTTTCAAAAACGATATTCAAGGAACAAATCCCTTTTAAAAGGCGGAGGTATTTCAATAGATGAATTTGATAAATTAAAATCAGATTATGAAAAAAGCCTTGGTCTTTTAAAAAAAGCAGATGCCGATAAAAAAGCTTTGGAAAAAGAACTTGGCTTTTCTAAAATTTACTCTCCTTTTGATGGAATAGTAATTGAAAAAAAAGCTAATAAATCAGAATTTATTCCAAAAGCTACTACTTTATATGAAATTGAAAACACCGGAAAAGGTTTTTATCTGCTTGTAAATGTCCCAAAAACTTTTTTACCTTTTATTTCAGATAATAAAATAATTTTAAATCAAAACATCAAAGAGTTTTCAACTTCAGTTCTAAAAATTAATCCAAAAATTGAAAATAACAAAGAAACAATTCAACTAGAGTCAAAAAGATTTAATTCAAAAGATTTTTATCTGCCTATAGGTACTAAAACAAGTGTTTTTCTCATAAAAAAATCTGTGTCAGGTTTTGTTGTGCCAATGAACACAATTCTTTCACTTAAAGATTTTGATTATGTTTTTAGAATTAAAAATAACAATAAAACAGAGAAAATTAAGATAGAAATCCTTGGAATTGAAGGAAATCAAGGGGTTATTTATTCAAATCTTCTTGATGAAGATGATTTGCTTGTATCAGGGTATCCTTCTTTTTTAATGACTCTTTCAAGAAATTTGGAAGTAAAACCTTTAGAAAGATAA
- a CDS encoding multiheme c-type cytochrome: MKLKSISAFIILIFIFGLAYAGVANYSKPKVMNVERAMPEEAKACIECHSELNPGLVADWAMSRHAHAGITCYDCHRAEPGDNDINKAHRKEYNNKDLPYGDSKYYVPISTIVSPKDCSRCHAQEAEEYAKSKHANTLEIIWKIDPWLNDGMNSELERESGCYYCHGTVVEMEKDGSFKEGSWPNVGVGRLNPDGSLGSCTSCHTRHRFSIGEARKPEACGQCHLGPDHPQIEIFNESKHGDIYHTFKDEYNWDSAPGTWSPGVDYRGPTCATCHMSGVKGVNTSHDVTERLSWELQSALTIRPENFEPFPADTNWKEERAKMALVCQQCHSKSWTDEHYRKTDNVIKEYNEVYYKPAKEMLDKLYAEGKLDDSRMFDEPLEIEFYELWHHEGRRARMGTAMMAPDYAWWHGFYECKKRFNHFMHEAQLLLDGKIDSKKAKNYPNATGSRTKPEALKYKK; encoded by the coding sequence ATGAAACTAAAATCAATATCAGCGTTTATAATTTTGATTTTTATTTTTGGGCTGGCTTATGCAGGTGTTGCAAACTACTCCAAGCCCAAGGTTATGAATGTTGAAAGAGCTATGCCTGAAGAAGCAAAAGCCTGTATTGAATGTCATAGTGAGCTTAACCCCGGACTTGTAGCAGACTGGGCAATGAGCAGACATGCTCACGCAGGAATTACTTGTTATGATTGTCACAGGGCTGAGCCCGGCGACAATGATATTAACAAAGCCCATAGAAAAGAATATAATAACAAGGATCTTCCCTATGGTGATTCAAAATATTATGTTCCCATCTCAACCATAGTTTCTCCAAAAGACTGCTCGCGATGCCATGCCCAGGAAGCAGAAGAATATGCAAAAAGTAAACATGCAAATACACTTGAAATTATATGGAAAATAGATCCATGGCTCAATGACGGAATGAACTCTGAACTTGAAAGAGAGTCGGGCTGTTATTATTGTCATGGAACTGTAGTAGAAATGGAAAAAGACGGTTCGTTTAAAGAAGGTTCCTGGCCCAATGTTGGTGTAGGTCGTCTTAACCCGGACGGAAGCCTTGGAAGCTGTACAAGCTGCCACACAAGGCATAGATTTTCAATTGGAGAAGCAAGAAAGCCTGAAGCCTGCGGTCAATGTCACCTTGGCCCGGATCATCCCCAGATTGAAATTTTCAATGAATCAAAACACGGTGATATTTACCATACTTTTAAAGATGAGTATAATTGGGACTCAGCTCCTGGAACCTGGTCTCCAGGTGTTGATTATAGAGGACCTACCTGTGCCACATGTCATATGTCAGGGGTAAAAGGAGTGAATACCAGTCATGATGTTACAGAAAGACTTTCCTGGGAACTTCAGTCTGCTTTGACAATCCGTCCTGAAAATTTTGAACCTTTTCCTGCTGATACAAACTGGAAAGAGGAAAGAGCTAAAATGGCTCTTGTTTGTCAGCAATGTCACTCAAAATCATGGACAGATGAGCATTATAGAAAAACAGACAATGTAATTAAAGAATACAATGAGGTTTATTATAAGCCTGCCAAGGAAATGCTTGATAAATTATATGCAGAAGGAAAGCTTGATGATTCAAGGATGTTTGATGAGCCATTAGAAATTGAGTTTTATGAGCTTTGGCATCATGAAGGAAGAAGAGCAAGAATGGGAACAGCCATGATGGCTCCTGATTATGCCTGGTGGCATGGATTTTATGAGTGCAAGAAAAGATTTAATCATTTCATGCATGAAGCCCAGCTTCTTTTAGACGGTAAAATAGATTCCAAAAAAGCAAAGAACTATCCTAATGCAACTGGTTCAAGAACAAAACCTGAAGCTCTTAAGTATAAAAAGTAG
- a CDS encoding hydantoinase/oxoprolinase family protein → MSKKSYGIGIDTGGTFTDSILKNLKSGEVESFAKVPTTHFDLGKGIEACLEVLLKDKNIQKEEIEVIGVSSTLATNAVVEKKGGDTALFIIGIEKHMELPVAGFKFIEGGHDVFGNEVKPLNMEALVDGILFFKGRVDSYAVVSAMSFANPSHELVAKKAIILVDDKPVYISSDVSTAPGLEERAATAVLNARLMPVMENFIKGLKKSVEKYADIKTLKIIDGEGGFLNFDEVVERSVKTFGSGPASTAYFGGLNSDNAIVCDIGGTTTDILLVENKKPVIDDTSKIGELDTHVRTIRMKTIGLGGDSRIGLDFRKKLFIGPKRVEPLCFKDKILSPDKWMESFENDLLFYLNLKEEASLEIKKCFEKKEYLTIKDFYLNMGKNEKTKEQIQDFVNRGVLGVCGFTPTDALCILKKIKAPFEKNSLIAASILSKELGISVNEFCEKVLGIIEDKLVDSIVEFLTSHSSGKKIKEVFPDWRQNKYLKIEFGSKFPIIGAGAASGHLLEGVAKKLNTKLILPNFHELGNALGALSIVIEK, encoded by the coding sequence TTGAGCAAAAAAAGTTATGGGATTGGAATAGATACTGGAGGAACTTTTACAGATTCTATTTTAAAAAACCTTAAATCAGGTGAAGTAGAATCTTTTGCAAAGGTTCCCACCACTCACTTTGATCTTGGAAAAGGAATAGAGGCCTGCCTTGAAGTTCTTTTGAAAGATAAAAATATACAAAAGGAAGAAATAGAGGTGATTGGGGTTTCAAGCACACTTGCAACCAATGCTGTTGTTGAAAAAAAGGGGGGAGATACAGCTCTTTTTATAATAGGGATTGAAAAACATATGGAGCTTCCTGTTGCTGGGTTTAAGTTTATTGAAGGAGGTCATGATGTGTTTGGCAATGAAGTTAAACCTCTAAATATGGAAGCTTTGGTTGACGGAATTCTTTTTTTTAAGGGAAGAGTAGATTCCTATGCTGTTGTATCAGCAATGAGTTTTGCAAATCCTTCCCATGAGCTTGTTGCAAAAAAAGCAATAATTCTTGTTGATGATAAACCTGTTTATATTTCTTCAGATGTAAGCACAGCTCCTGGTCTTGAAGAAAGGGCTGCTACAGCTGTTTTAAATGCAAGACTTATGCCTGTGATGGAAAACTTTATCAAAGGCCTTAAAAAAAGTGTTGAAAAATACGCTGATATAAAAACTCTTAAAATTATTGACGGAGAAGGCGGGTTTTTAAATTTTGACGAGGTAGTTGAGCGCTCAGTTAAAACCTTTGGAAGCGGGCCTGCCTCTACTGCTTACTTTGGTGGATTAAATTCTGACAATGCCATTGTCTGTGATATTGGAGGAACAACAACTGATATTTTACTTGTTGAAAATAAAAAGCCTGTAATTGACGACACAAGTAAAATTGGTGAACTTGATACCCATGTAAGAACAATAAGAATGAAAACAATAGGACTTGGCGGTGACAGCAGAATAGGTCTTGATTTTAGGAAAAAGCTTTTTATAGGGCCTAAAAGAGTGGAGCCCCTTTGTTTTAAAGATAAAATTTTATCTCCTGATAAATGGATGGAATCCTTTGAAAATGATCTTTTATTTTATTTAAATCTTAAGGAAGAAGCCTCTTTAGAAATAAAAAAATGTTTTGAAAAAAAAGAGTATTTAACAATAAAAGATTTTTATTTAAATATGGGAAAAAATGAAAAAACAAAGGAACAAATTCAAGACTTTGTAAATAGAGGAGTTTTAGGGGTTTGCGGTTTTACTCCAACAGATGCTTTGTGCATTCTTAAAAAAATTAAAGCTCCTTTTGAAAAAAACTCTTTAATTGCTGCTTCAATTCTTTCAAAGGAACTTGGGATTTCTGTAAATGAATTTTGTGAAAAAGTTCTTGGAATTATTGAAGATAAACTTGTTGATTCTATAGTTGAGTTTTTGACTTCACACTCTTCAGGTAAAAAAATTAAAGAAGTTTTTCCTGACTGGAGACAGAATAAGTATTTAAAAATAGAGTTTGGTTCAAAATTTCCTATTATTGGTGCAGGAGCTGCCTCGGGACATTTGCTGGAGGGTGTGGCCAAAAAACTTAATACCAAACTTATTCTTCCAAATTTTCATGAACTAGGCAATGCTCTTGGAGCATTAAGTATTGTGATTGAAAAATAG
- a CDS encoding NapC/NirT family cytochrome c yields MKKKKVITISFLLFGLAVFIGFLLTAFTYKVMTITSTPGFCASCHEIEAAVQTWRTSTHASNDKGLRATCMDCHLPKAENTIEFFYLKSKHGLKDVFAHFFFKEYNTEKMQNKVHQEMENKTCMNCHSNLLYIQTDRGAMKAHREAIYSEPQRSCMECHAPLVHIKKETYSAGITLN; encoded by the coding sequence TTGAAAAAGAAAAAGGTAATCACCATATCTTTTCTTCTTTTCGGGCTGGCCGTTTTTATAGGTTTTCTTTTGACAGCTTTTACCTACAAGGTAATGACCATTACATCCACACCTGGATTTTGTGCGTCTTGCCATGAAATTGAAGCTGCTGTTCAAACCTGGAGAACTTCAACCCATGCCTCCAATGACAAGGGACTTCGTGCAACCTGCATGGATTGTCATCTTCCCAAGGCTGAAAACACAATTGAATTTTTTTATTTAAAGTCAAAGCATGGTCTGAAAGACGTTTTTGCACACTTTTTTTTCAAAGAATATAATACAGAAAAAATGCAAAATAAAGTTCATCAGGAAATGGAAAACAAAACTTGCATGAATTGTCATTCAAACCTTTTGTATATCCAAACAGACAGAGGTGCCATGAAGGCCCACAGGGAAGCAATATATTCAGAACCTCAAAGAAGCTGTATGGAATGCCATGCTCCTCTGGTTCACATAAAAAAGGAAACTTATTCAGCAGGAATAACGCTGAATTAA
- a CDS encoding sulfite reductase: MQWSAESKKELLKVPFFVRKKVKNKVEDYVKKLNLKLVEPIHLEEAKNSFLENMEKEIKGYSLEACFGEKNCKNAIKGSPDFLNKIESLLVKKDILSFLKKNSKGQIKFHQEFKISVSFCPNSCSRPQIAGIGLIAASKPVITKEPCIQCMECVKVCRERAVFFKQGSLIIDYGKCLYCSDCIKKCPTSTIAETKKGFRVLVGGKLGRHPRLGRDLGEIYSENQVLKIINSAADFMVSQKKGAKRFSDIFNEEIYDSLKQGAEK; encoded by the coding sequence ATGCAATGGAGTGCTGAATCCAAAAAAGAGTTATTAAAAGTTCCTTTTTTTGTAAGAAAAAAAGTGAAAAACAAAGTTGAAGATTATGTCAAAAAATTAAATCTTAAGCTTGTGGAGCCAATTCATCTTGAAGAAGCAAAGAATAGTTTTTTGGAAAATATGGAAAAAGAAATAAAAGGCTATAGTCTTGAAGCATGTTTTGGAGAAAAAAATTGTAAAAATGCAATCAAGGGCAGCCCTGATTTTTTAAATAAAATAGAATCCCTTCTTGTTAAAAAAGACATTTTGTCTTTTCTTAAAAAAAATTCAAAGGGCCAAATAAAGTTTCATCAGGAATTTAAAATAAGTGTGTCTTTTTGTCCAAACTCATGTTCAAGACCCCAAATTGCAGGCATTGGTCTTATTGCAGCATCAAAACCTGTTATAACAAAGGAACCTTGTATTCAATGCATGGAATGTGTGAAGGTATGTAGAGAAAGAGCTGTTTTTTTTAAACAAGGCTCTTTAATAATTGATTATGGAAAATGTCTTTATTGCTCTGATTGTATAAAAAAATGCCCAACATCAACTATTGCTGAAACAAAAAAAGGTTTTAGAGTCCTTGTGGGAGGAAAGCTTGGAAGACATCCAAGGCTTGGCAGGGATTTAGGTGAAATTTATTCAGAAAATCAAGTTCTTAAAATAATAAATTCAGCAGCAGATTTTATGGTTTCACAAAAAAAAGGTGCAAAACGATTTTCAGATATTTTTAATGAAGAAATTTATGATTCATTGAAGCAAGGGGCTGAAAAATGA
- a CDS encoding methyl-accepting chemotaxis protein, translated as MGFFNNLKVGLRMSIGFGVLVLIIFYIGLSWYFAGARNMENVNELAEERLPGVIAILTMEYEFEKVVRAQRTLLNPENPAEVISRQYPNIEDARARYRKAMDDYLKSEQTEEEKKYWDEFTTHLARWGESNERFLALSRKLDNTGISNPKDIMSQLQRFKGDHCEVMSKALLLIVKGQDFEGEEDAATCAFGLWRSGFFTRNSVINSVISSVNTPHIRFHQAVKQVKDAVGKGDIELAHKIFDEEMRVNAEIIFAGFDKIIEEIFEAYQLREEMARVAMEEVREIESQTLAALGEIARIQIQGADDQKVLANRQGRANMRLSLITLSIGFVLAVIFGFIVTRSILVPLRQGGELFKAIAAGDMTQTVPEELLEQKDELGDMGRQINEMTTALRKMFKDLGEGVETLASSSTELSAVSDQTAQGAKESRDRAEAVAAAAEELTATTDSMVVKMEDSAGNLNSVASAMEEMTSTIAEIASNTSTAHNSTEESVHQAESFAVVMRELGDAALQIGKVTETITSISDQTNLLALNATIEAARAGEAGRGFAVVAGEIKDLAAQTAEATQDISVRINGIQEASKRAETDIDVIIRGIGKVNDIVSAIASAIEEQTSAIAEVSTNINLASDMVNEASNQSSEMKNVSEEISRDMASVSASAVQVEGASAQLQQTVRELSSLSESIQEMIQQYKV; from the coding sequence ATGGGTTTTTTTAATAACTTAAAAGTTGGACTGAGGATGAGCATAGGGTTTGGGGTTTTGGTTTTAATAATTTTTTATATTGGCTTGTCATGGTATTTTGCAGGAGCAAGGAATATGGAAAATGTAAATGAACTTGCCGAAGAAAGACTTCCAGGTGTTATTGCTATCCTTACAATGGAATATGAGTTTGAAAAGGTTGTCAGGGCTCAAAGAACTCTTCTTAATCCGGAAAACCCAGCTGAAGTGATAAGCCGGCAGTATCCAAACATAGAAGATGCAAGGGCAAGATATAGAAAGGCTATGGATGATTATTTAAAATCTGAACAGACTGAAGAAGAAAAAAAATACTGGGATGAATTTACAACTCACCTGGCAAGGTGGGGTGAGTCAAATGAAAGATTTTTAGCTCTTTCCAGAAAACTGGACAATACAGGTATTTCAAATCCAAAAGATATTATGAGCCAACTTCAAAGGTTTAAAGGTGATCATTGTGAAGTTATGAGCAAGGCTCTTCTTTTGATTGTTAAGGGACAGGATTTTGAAGGAGAAGAAGATGCTGCCACCTGTGCTTTTGGACTCTGGCGTTCAGGGTTTTTTACAAGAAATTCGGTGATTAACAGTGTAATAAGCAGTGTTAATACACCCCATATTAGATTTCATCAGGCTGTGAAACAAGTAAAAGATGCTGTAGGAAAAGGAGATATTGAGCTTGCCCATAAAATTTTTGATGAAGAAATGAGGGTGAATGCTGAAATTATATTTGCAGGTTTTGATAAAATAATTGAAGAGATTTTTGAGGCCTATCAACTCAGGGAAGAAATGGCAAGGGTTGCAATGGAAGAAGTTCGTGAAATAGAATCTCAAACTTTAGCTGCCCTTGGAGAAATAGCAAGGATTCAGATTCAGGGTGCTGATGATCAGAAAGTTTTAGCCAACAGACAGGGAAGGGCAAATATGAGGCTTTCCCTTATCACCCTTTCCATAGGATTTGTTTTAGCAGTAATTTTTGGTTTTATTGTTACAAGAAGTATACTTGTCCCTCTAAGGCAGGGTGGGGAGCTTTTTAAGGCCATAGCAGCCGGAGATATGACACAAACAGTTCCAGAAGAGCTTTTGGAACAAAAAGATGAACTTGGTGATATGGGCCGTCAGATCAATGAAATGACCACTGCTTTGAGAAAGATGTTTAAAGATCTTGGAGAAGGTGTTGAAACTCTTGCCTCTTCTTCAACAGAGCTTTCAGCAGTTTCAGATCAAACAGCCCAGGGAGCCAAAGAATCAAGGGATAGGGCTGAAGCAGTTGCAGCGGCAGCTGAAGAACTGACAGCCACCACTGATTCCATGGTTGTTAAAATGGAAGATTCTGCAGGAAACCTCAATTCTGTTGCATCTGCAATGGAAGAAATGACTTCTACTATTGCTGAAATAGCCTCCAACACTTCCACTGCCCATAATAGCACTGAAGAATCTGTTCACCAGGCAGAAAGTTTTGCAGTAGTGATGAGAGAGCTTGGAGATGCAGCCCTTCAAATAGGAAAGGTTACTGAAACCATAACCAGTATTTCAGATCAAACAAACCTACTTGCACTTAATGCCACAATTGAAGCTGCAAGGGCAGGGGAGGCAGGAAGAGGTTTTGCAGTTGTTGCCGGAGAAATCAAGGATCTTGCAGCCCAGACTGCTGAAGCAACCCAGGATATAAGTGTAAGAATAAATGGTATCCAGGAAGCATCAAAAAGAGCTGAAACAGATATAGATGTTATTATCAGGGGAATTGGCAAGGTAAATGATATTGTGTCTGCCATAGCTTCTGCCATAGAAGAACAGACTTCTGCAATAGCCGAGGTAAGTACAAATATTAACCTTGCATCAGATATGGTAAATGAAGCAAGTAATCAAAGCAGTGAAATGAAAAATGTTTCTGAAGAAATTTCAAGGGATATGGCAAGTGTAAGTGCCTCTGCAGTTCAGGTTGAAGGAGCAAGTGCTCAGCTCCAGCAAACTGTAAGGGAACTTTCAAGTCTTTCTGAAAGTATCCAGGAGATGATTCAGCAGTACAAGGTGTGA
- a CDS encoding efflux RND transporter permease subunit, whose protein sequence is MMDFFKQYQNYPHFMISVFCIVMILGFTGFKKLPLNLFPDADYPGASVVVIWPNALADDIESRVAKKIETALKSIDMARDITTISKDGSCVVNIEFEYGKNASLGASEVSNEINKISSQFPAGVLPAKIFKITSASAPVAVLGVSPKNSSLGLDGIRQICDNDIKEYLLNASLVSDVEVFGGQIPEVQILADPLKMEEYNLSLNEVILALSQNNLNIPGGIIRTDSQEISVSLIGEKTRIDLIKDISVKVTDSGETIYLSEIAKVKMGESFKTYFYHGNFKKAVAINILRAENSNTYEAYKQIKEILPKLQKSYPDFNIEITDTPGEIIELSVSNMINALKSSILLTGIVIFIFLAGTRPTFLTLISIPITFLLTFAGMYFFDIELNIVTLTGIILAVGLLVDDTVVVAENIDRHLREYKKPAVKASVDGLKEVFLADFSGTMTTIAVLIPVMFVGGYTQQILRPLAIVLTMALFSSFIVSVTLIPLLFPYFKKETKIEKLISNTMEKLSSFIVSPCIKFFDFIFKKSVNKKYFFIIPMIFVLVISLRQIPLAGRNLMPPMDTGIVIIDFKTWPGTPIDKTEEKAFEIQEILKKIEGVKRVSVLGGSEPGKISFGSKRTTNEAKITIALVDRFQRDKSIWDIKKDLRKSLGQIQGIKNFEVYEYGATPLSSISAPIDLMITGKDPDILDKYAEIVEKKLKKVKGITDVSRSWNKDKPEIMIIPDFEKLKRLGITPLDLGKYLNASSTGIDASFFNVKNTQGFFLNLRFGQAEQEIINFLKNLSVKTNKGFLPLIELAEFKTEFKRETNTRKNFENSVNIKGFRDLAPISFIQKDLDKIINELSLSHGYEIFQEGEKKAMDQSFGGLKSAILLSIVLVYFFLVISNKSFVLPFVIMLSIPFAMIGAVWAILLSGESLCMPAFMGLILLSGIVVNNSILLLDFISEQRKKGASRFGAVTMSIKKRTRPVLMTAASTIAGMLPVAMKLAVGLERLAPLAVVAVGGLVVSTFLTLFFIPLFYYIADDLLNFFKK, encoded by the coding sequence ATGATGGACTTTTTTAAACAATATCAAAATTATCCTCATTTTATGATTTCAGTTTTTTGTATTGTAATGATTCTTGGGTTTACAGGGTTTAAAAAGCTACCCTTAAATCTTTTTCCAGATGCTGATTATCCCGGAGCTTCTGTGGTTGTAATCTGGCCAAATGCTCTGGCAGACGATATTGAATCAAGGGTTGCTAAAAAAATTGAAACAGCTCTTAAATCAATTGATATGGCAAGAGATATAACAACTATTTCAAAAGACGGGAGCTGTGTTGTAAATATTGAGTTTGAATATGGAAAAAACGCTTCCCTTGGAGCTTCTGAAGTATCAAATGAAATAAATAAAATAAGTTCCCAATTCCCCGCTGGGGTTCTTCCAGCAAAAATTTTTAAAATAACTTCAGCATCTGCTCCTGTGGCAGTTCTTGGTGTTTCGCCTAAAAACTCTTCCTTAGGGCTGGATGGTATAAGGCAGATTTGCGATAATGACATAAAGGAATATCTTTTAAACGCAAGTCTTGTATCAGATGTAGAAGTTTTTGGAGGTCAAATACCTGAAGTTCAGATTTTAGCTGATCCCCTTAAAATGGAAGAATATAATTTAAGTCTTAATGAGGTTATCCTTGCTCTTTCACAAAACAACTTAAATATCCCGGGTGGAATTATAAGAACTGATTCTCAGGAAATTTCAGTATCTTTGATAGGTGAAAAAACAAGAATTGATTTAATAAAAGATATTTCAGTAAAGGTTACAGACTCAGGCGAAACAATATATTTGTCTGAGATTGCAAAAGTAAAAATGGGGGAAAGTTTTAAAACTTATTTTTATCATGGCAATTTTAAAAAAGCAGTAGCCATAAATATTTTAAGAGCTGAAAATAGCAATACCTATGAAGCATACAAGCAGATAAAAGAGATTCTTCCCAAACTTCAAAAATCATATCCTGATTTTAATATTGAAATTACAGATACTCCCGGAGAAATAATAGAGCTTTCTGTTTCAAATATGATAAATGCCTTAAAAAGTTCAATTCTTTTAACAGGAATAGTGATTTTTATTTTTCTTGCAGGAACAAGGCCTACTTTTTTGACTCTTATTTCAATTCCAATAACTTTTCTTCTTACATTTGCGGGAATGTATTTTTTTGATATTGAGCTAAATATTGTAACTCTTACGGGAATAATTCTTGCAGTGGGGCTTCTTGTTGATGACACTGTTGTTGTTGCAGAAAATATTGACAGACATTTAAGAGAATATAAAAAGCCTGCAGTAAAAGCTTCGGTTGACGGGTTAAAAGAAGTTTTTTTAGCTGATTTTTCAGGCACAATGACAACCATTGCTGTTTTAATTCCTGTAATGTTTGTTGGTGGATACACCCAGCAGATTTTAAGGCCTCTTGCAATTGTTCTTACCATGGCTTTATTTTCTTCATTTATTGTGTCGGTTACCCTTATTCCCCTTTTGTTTCCCTATTTTAAAAAAGAAACAAAAATAGAAAAGCTTATTTCAAATACAATGGAAAAACTTTCTTCTTTTATTGTTTCACCCTGTATTAAATTTTTTGATTTTATTTTTAAAAAATCTGTAAATAAAAAATATTTTTTTATTATCCCCATGATTTTTGTTCTTGTTATAAGTCTTCGGCAAATTCCTCTTGCAGGAAGAAATCTTATGCCCCCAATGGATACAGGAATAGTGATAATAGATTTTAAAACCTGGCCGGGAACTCCAATTGATAAAACAGAAGAAAAAGCATTTGAAATTCAAGAAATTTTAAAAAAAATTGAAGGTGTAAAAAGGGTTTCTGTTTTAGGTGGTTCAGAGCCAGGCAAAATAAGTTTTGGTTCCAAAAGAACCACAAATGAAGCAAAAATTACAATAGCTCTTGTGGACAGGTTCCAAAGGGACAAATCCATTTGGGATATTAAAAAAGATTTGAGAAAATCCCTTGGACAAATTCAGGGAATAAAAAACTTTGAAGTTTATGAATACGGAGCAACACCCCTATCTTCAATTTCAGCTCCAATAGATCTTATGATTACTGGAAAAGATCCTGATATTTTAGATAAATATGCTGAAATTGTAGAAAAAAAGCTTAAAAAAGTTAAAGGGATTACAGATGTTTCAAGATCATGGAATAAAGACAAACCTGAAATAATGATAATTCCTGATTTTGAAAAACTAAAAAGACTTGGAATAACTCCCTTAGATTTGGGAAAATATTTAAATGCTTCCTCAACAGGAATTGATGCTTCTTTTTTTAATGTTAAAAATACCCAGGGCTTTTTTCTAAATTTAAGGTTTGGTCAGGCTGAGCAGGAAATAATAAATTTTTTAAAAAATTTATCAGTAAAAACAAATAAAGGATTTCTTCCCTTAATTGAACTTGCAGAATTTAAAACAGAATTTAAAAGGGAAACAAATACAAGAAAAAATTTTGAAAATTCTGTAAATATAAAAGGTTTTAGAGATCTTGCCCCAATTTCATTTATTCAAAAAGATCTTGATAAAATAATAAATGAATTAAGTCTTTCCCATGGATATGAAATTTTCCAGGAAGGTGAAAAAAAGGCAATGGATCAAAGCTTTGGAGGGCTTAAGTCTGCTATTTTGCTTTCCATTGTTCTTGTTTATTTTTTCCTTGTAATTTCAAACAAATCCTTTGTTCTTCCTTTTGTTATTATGCTTTCAATTCCCTTTGCCATGATAGGTGCTGTCTGGGCAATTCTTCTTTCAGGTGAAAGCCTTTGCATGCCTGCTTTTATGGGGCTGATACTTTTGTCTGGTATTGTTGTTAATAATTCAATTTTACTTCTTGATTTTATTTCAGAACAAAGAAAAAAAGGAGCCAGTCGTTTTGGGGCTGTGACCATGTCAATTAAAAAAAGAACAAGGCCTGTTTTAATGACTGCGGCAAGTACTATTGCCGGGATGCTTCCTGTTGCAATGAAGCTTGCTGTAGGGCTGGAAAGACTGGCACCTTTGGCTGTTGTTGCAGTGGGTGGGCTTGTTGTTTCCACTTTTCTTACTCTTTTTTTTATCCCTCTTTTTTATTATATAGCCGATGATTTACTGAACTTTTTTAAGAAATAA